The Corynebacterium halotolerans YIM 70093 = DSM 44683 region GTGGCGGAACAATCGACATCGCTGGTGGACACATGGCGGGAGGTGCTCACGGAGCTGTTGCGGCAGTCCGAGCTCCCGGACTCCGACATACCGACCTTCACCCACCAGCAGCGGGCCTATCTCCAGCTCGCCCGGCCCATCGTCCTCGTTGACGGCTACGCCGTGCTGGCCGTTCCGCACGTCATGGCCAAGCAGGTCGTGGAGAATGACCTGGGCGAACACATCGTGAAGGTGCTCTCGCACCGCATGGGTCGCCCCTGCAGTCTGGCGGTGAGCGTCGAGCCCGAGGCCGCCCCGGCACCCGAGACGGATCCCTTCGCACAGGCTCCCCAGCAACAGCCCCCGACCCAGGCACAACAGCCACCACAACAGCCGCAGTATCCCCAGCAGACTCACACCTCGCCTCCTCCGCAGCCGCAGCAGTTCCCCGGACACGCGGGACATCCCGGACATCCGGTGCAGACGGAGCTACCGGGGATCGGCGAACAACAGAACAACACCGACGGCTGGACGCCCACGCACGCCCCGGCCCACTTCCAGGATGCGGCCACCGTCCGGGAGCAGTCCTACTCCCCGCCGCACACCCTCCCGGACTCGCAGTCCTTCTCCTACCCGGCGGCCCCCACCCCTCCTCAACAGGGACAACGTCTGCCCCGCGAGACCCCGGCGCACGATCCCAACCGGGACAAGTCGCTGAACCCGAAGTACACCTTCGAGAACTTCGTCATCGGCTCATCGAACCGTTTCGCCAACGGTGCGGCCGTCGCTGTCGCGGAGAATCCGGCCCGCGCCTACAACCCGCTGTTCATCTGGGGTGGATCGGGCCTGGGCAAGACCCACCTGCTGCACGCGGCCGGCAACTACGCCCAGGTGCTGCAGCCCGGCCTGCGCGTGAAGTACGTCTCCAGTGAGGAATTCACGAACGACTACATCAACTCCGTGCGTGACGACCGGCAGGAATCCTTCAAGCGGCGTTACCGGAACCTCGACATCCTCATGGTCGACGACATCCAGTTCCTGCAGGGTAAGGAAGGCACGCAGGAGGAGTTCTTCCACACCTTCAACGCCCTCCACCAGGCTGACAAACAGATCATCCTGTCCTCGGATCGTCCGCCCAAGCAGCTGACCACCCTCGAGGACCGGCTGCGCACCCGCTTCGAGGGCGGGTTGATCACGGACGTCCAGCCGCCGGATCTGGAGACCCGCATCGCCATTCTGATGAAGAAGGCCCAGGCGGACGGCACCCGCGTCGACCGCGACGTGCTCGAGATGATCGCCTCGCGCTTCGAGTCCTCGATCCGTGAGCTCGAGGGCGCGCTCATCCGCGTCAGCGCCTACTCCTCGCTGGTCAACGAACCGATCAACCGCGAGATGGCCGAGATCGCCCTGCGCGATATCCTCCCGGACGCCGCCGACGTCGAGATCACCCCGGCGGCGATCATGGAGGTCACCGCGGAATACTTCAACATCTCGATGGAGACCCTCACCGGTGCGGGCAAGACCCGGGCCGTGGCCCACGCCCGTCAGCTGGCCATGTACCTGTGCCGTGAACTGACGGACTTCTCGCTACCGAAGATCGGCGACCAGTTCGGCGGTAAGGACCACACCACGGTCATGTACGCCGAGCGCAAGATCCGCAAGGAAATGACGGAGAAGCGCGATACCTACGACGAGATCCAGCAGCTCACACAGCTGATCAAGAACCGCGGCCGGGGCTGATTCCCAGGTCCGGACCGCCTCCGGCAGAAGCCGGAACAACTGACACCCACCCGCCACCCATTGCCAGGGTCGGCCGGTGGGTGTCGCCGATCCCGGGGTCGCACGGTCGTGGCGCGTCCCGGCCGGTTCTCGACGAGCGCGCAGTGTGCACTGCGGGGTCGTCGAGAACCACATCCGCGACGGACACCCGCCGCCGCCAGGCGGCGGAAAATTATCCCCAGCTTTATTCACACCTGTGTAATTACATGATTGTTATTTCATGAGACTCGTCACGACCCGCGCTCGCGGAACGCGAGGATCAGGCCTGTGGATAACCCCGTTTTGGCTGTGTATCGACGGTGAGTGGATCGATCGGATCTGTGGAGAAAACGGAAGTCCGGGAAGTTATCCACAGACCGGTCGAATTATCCACAGGGATCCCACACCCCGGATCACAGGACGGATCAACCCGGCCACCTTGTAATTCGCCCCTCGGTCCACAGACTGCACAGGCCCTACTGCCCTTACCAACTAATTACTTGTAATCCATCTAGAAGAAAGAGGATGTGGGGACAACTCGAGGAATTCGCTCCCGCCACCGGGCGGCGGGCGGAACGAATTACAAATCCCGGATAAGGATCACCGCTGTGGTTGGGGTACGTTGGAACTTGTCATTCAGGCGGTCTCCCGGACCCCTCCGACTTCCTGGAATTACAAGAAGTCACCGGGCCGGGACGGACCGCATACTCGCGGCGACGGAATTACACGTCGCCGCGTCCGCAAGTGCACGTGTGATTAGTCGAGGAGCACCACCAAGCATGGAGTCACAAGCAGTGTCGTTCCGGGTGGCCAGGGATGATCTGGCCCACGCCGTCGCCTGGGTCGCCAGGAGCCTGCCCTCGAAGGTGACCCAACCGGTGCTGCGCGCCATGATCATCACCGCAGACGACAACGGCCTGGAGTTCGCGGGCTTCGACTACGAGGTCTCCACCCGCGTGCGCATCGCAGCCGAGATCGCCGAGTCCGGACGCATCGCCGTCGCCGGCAAGCTTATCGCCGAGATCGTCAACACCCTTCCGAACAAGCCGGTCGACCTCCAGGTCGATGGTTCGAAGGCGCTGGTGAGCTGTGGCTCCTCCCGCTTCGAGCTGCCGCTCATCCCGCTCGACGACTACCCGCAGATCCCGCAGCTGCCGGAGGTCACCGGCACCATCGACGCCCGCCTGTTCTCCGAGGCCGTCACCCAAGTCGCCGCAGCAGCCGGCAAGGATGACACCCTGCCGATGCTCACCGGCGTGCACATGGAGATCAACGGCCCGAACGTGGAACTCGCGGCCACCGACCGCTTCCGCCTGGCGCTGCGCACCCTCGAGTGGGATCCGGCCTCCCCGGACGTCTCCGCCAAGCTCCTCATCCCGGCCAAGACGCTTCTGGACAACGCCCGGACGCTGGACACCGGAATCCAGGATCCCGTCGAGATCGCCGTGGGCACCGGCGACCAGATCGGCCGCGAGGGTTTGTTCGGCGTGCACACCGACAACCGGGAGACCACCGCCCGCATGCTCGACGCGGACTTCCCGAATATCCAGCCGCTGCTGCCGAAGACGCACACCTCGATGGCCACCGTCGAGATCGCTCCCCTGCAGGAGGCGATCCGCCGCGTCAGCCTGGTCACTGAGCGCAACGCGCAGATCCGCATGCAGTTCACCGAGGGCGAGGTCATCCTCTCGGCCGGCGGCACGGATTCCGGCCACGCCGAGGAGCGGCTGCCCTGCGCCTTCTCCGGCCGCGATGAGCTGATCATCGCCTTCAACCCGGGTTATCTGAAGGACGGCCTGGCGGTCGTGAACACCAACCGGGTGGTCTTCGGCTTCACCGAGCCCTCCCGTCCGGCGATCCTCATCCCGGAGCCGGAGGAGCTTCCGGAGGCCGACGCCGACGGCACTTTCCCGACCCCGGACACCTACTTCACCTACCTCCTCATGCCGGTCAGACTTCCGGGCTAGGCATGCGCCCGTCCACCGGTGCCCGGCACTGCGTCGGGTGCCATCGCCAAGGTCGCCGCGAGCATCCGGGGAGGTGAAACGCCATCCACATCAGATCCCTTGACCTGCGTGACTTCCGCTCCTGGTCCGAGCTGTCCCTGACGCTCGAGCCCGGGGTCACGGTATTCGTGGGCCGTAACGGCTTCGGCAAGACCAATATCGTCGAGGCCGTCGGCTACACCGCGCACCTGGCCTCGCACCGGATCAGCCACGACGCCCCGCTGGTGCGCCACGGCGCCGCCAACGCACGCGTGTCGGCGACCGCGGTCAATCAGGGCCGCGAGTTGACCGCGCATCTGCTGATCAAACCGCATGCCGCGAACCAGGCGCAGATCAACCGGACCCGGTTGGCCTCGCCGCGGGAACTGCTCGGGGTGGTCAAGACCGTGCTCTTCGCCCCGGAGGATCTCGCGCTGGTCCGCGGCGAGCCCGCCGAGCGCCGCCGCTACCTGGATGACATCGTCGCCACCCGGACCCCACGGCTGGCCGGCGTCAAAGCCGACTACGACAAGGTGCTCCGCCAGCGCAACGCCCTGCTCAAGAACGCCTCGTCGGCGCTGCGCCGCGGCTACCGCGACGAGGACGGCGTCTCGGCGTTGGCCACCCTCGACACCTGGGACTCCCAGCTCGCCGGCCTCGGCGCCCAGGTCATCGCCGCCCGCCGTCGTCTCGTCACGGAACTGGGCGGGCACATCCACGGCGCCTACTCCGGCATCGCCCCGGAGTCACGGCCGGCCCGGGTGGACTACCGCTCAACCGTCGACGAGGCGTTGCAGCAGCTGACCGGTGCCGACGGGGAGAATGACACCGGCACCGGAACTTCTGCCGGCGGCGCGGATGAGGTCGCCCTCCTCGAGGCGGCGATGCTCTCCGAGCTGGGCCGGGTCCGGCAGCGCGAGGTCGAGCGCGGCGTCTCGCTGGTCGGTCCCCACCGTGACGACCTCGACCTGCTGCTCGGGGATCAGCCCGCCAAGGGTTTCGCCTCCCACGGCGAGACCTGGTCGTTCGCCCTGTCGCTGCGTCTGGCGGAGTTCTCCCTGTTACGCGGTGACGGCACCGATCCGATTCTCATCCTCGACGACGTGTTCGCGGAACTCGACGCCCGCCGCCGGGAGAAACTGGTGGATCTGGCCGCCGACGCGGAGCAGGTGCTCATCACCGCCGCTGTCGACGGTGACCTACCCGGGAACCTCGACACGGCGGTCGTCGCCCGCTACAACGTCACCGTCCGGGACACCGACTCCGGCCGGATCTCCGAGTTGGAGGCCGTCGATGGCTGACACTCCTGAGGGGCCGGTCGATCCGGTCTCGGCGGCCTTCGAGAACATGCGCGCCGCGGCGAAGAAGCGCGGGGGCCGGGTTCCCGACCTGGCCAACCAGGGTAAGAATCCCGTGCCACGGCGGACCCCCCGCAAGCGCCCCGCCGGGGAGGGCCCGACGTCGGGGGAATCCGGCGGTGCCCTGCCGTTGCGGGGACGCCGCGGGCCGGGGATACGCAGTGGTGCGGACGGGCGGTTTCCACGTCGGAAGATCGACGTGGAGTCCTTCGGATCGTTGCTCGGCGGCGAGATCGCCAAGCGCGGCTGGGAACACGAGATCGCGGGCGGTTGGGTGCACAGCCACTGGGACGAGCTCGTCGGTGAGAAGATCGCGCAGCACACCAAGGTCGAGATGATCAAGGACAAGACCCTGTTCATCACCTGCGACTCCACCGCCTGGGCGACGAATCTGCGGATGATGCAGCGCCAGATCCTGCAGATCATCGCGCAGCGGGTCGGCCCCGACATCATCGCCGAACTGAAGATCTTCGGACCGCGCACGCCCAACTGGCGCAAGGGCCGGCTCCACATCAAGGGCCGCGGCCCGCGCGACACCTACGGGTAGAATTTTGGCGGCGAAAGGCGACCTGGGAATTTCCTCTCTCCCGCGCGAGAACGGGTCTCCGGCGGGAGCGACCCCTCGGCAGGTAGGGGAGTTAAGGGTGTAGAATAAAAAGGTCTCAAAATTCAATTTCGCGAGGAGTACTCGTTTCACGTGGCTACCCCTGAACACAACTACGATGCCTCATCGATCACGATCCTGGAGGGTCTCGAGGCCGTCCGGAAGCGCCCGGGCATGTACATCGGTTCGACCGGTGCGCGCGGCCTGCACCACCTGGTGTGGGAGGTCGTCGACAACTCCGTCGATGAGGCCATGGCAGGCCACGCCTCCAAGGTGGAGGTGACTCTGCTCGCCGACGGCGGCGTCCAGGTCGTCGATGACGGCCGCGGCATCCCCGTCGAGATGCACCCCTCC contains the following coding sequences:
- the recF gene encoding DNA replication/repair protein RecF (All proteins in this family for which functions are known are DNA-binding proteins that assist the filamentation of RecA onto DNA for the initiation of recombination or recombinational repair.) translates to MHIRSLDLRDFRSWSELSLTLEPGVTVFVGRNGFGKTNIVEAVGYTAHLASHRISHDAPLVRHGAANARVSATAVNQGRELTAHLLIKPHAANQAQINRTRLASPRELLGVVKTVLFAPEDLALVRGEPAERRRYLDDIVATRTPRLAGVKADYDKVLRQRNALLKNASSALRRGYRDEDGVSALATLDTWDSQLAGLGAQVIAARRRLVTELGGHIHGAYSGIAPESRPARVDYRSTVDEALQQLTGADGENDTGTGTSAGGADEVALLEAAMLSELGRVRQREVERGVSLVGPHRDDLDLLLGDQPAKGFASHGETWSFALSLRLAEFSLLRGDGTDPILILDDVFAELDARRREKLVDLAADAEQVLITAAVDGDLPGNLDTAVVARYNVTVRDTDSGRISELEAVDG
- the dnaA gene encoding chromosomal replication initiator protein DnaA, translating into MAEQSTSLVDTWREVLTELLRQSELPDSDIPTFTHQQRAYLQLARPIVLVDGYAVLAVPHVMAKQVVENDLGEHIVKVLSHRMGRPCSLAVSVEPEAAPAPETDPFAQAPQQQPPTQAQQPPQQPQYPQQTHTSPPPQPQQFPGHAGHPGHPVQTELPGIGEQQNNTDGWTPTHAPAHFQDAATVREQSYSPPHTLPDSQSFSYPAAPTPPQQGQRLPRETPAHDPNRDKSLNPKYTFENFVIGSSNRFANGAAVAVAENPARAYNPLFIWGGSGLGKTHLLHAAGNYAQVLQPGLRVKYVSSEEFTNDYINSVRDDRQESFKRRYRNLDILMVDDIQFLQGKEGTQEEFFHTFNALHQADKQIILSSDRPPKQLTTLEDRLRTRFEGGLITDVQPPDLETRIAILMKKAQADGTRVDRDVLEMIASRFESSIRELEGALIRVSAYSSLVNEPINREMAEIALRDILPDAADVEITPAAIMEVTAEYFNISMETLTGAGKTRAVAHARQLAMYLCRELTDFSLPKIGDQFGGKDHTTVMYAERKIRKEMTEKRDTYDEIQQLTQLIKNRGRG
- a CDS encoding DciA family protein — protein: MADTPEGPVDPVSAAFENMRAAAKKRGGRVPDLANQGKNPVPRRTPRKRPAGEGPTSGESGGALPLRGRRGPGIRSGADGRFPRRKIDVESFGSLLGGEIAKRGWEHEIAGGWVHSHWDELVGEKIAQHTKVEMIKDKTLFITCDSTAWATNLRMMQRQILQIIAQRVGPDIIAELKIFGPRTPNWRKGRLHIKGRGPRDTYG
- the dnaN gene encoding DNA polymerase III subunit beta, with product MESQAVSFRVARDDLAHAVAWVARSLPSKVTQPVLRAMIITADDNGLEFAGFDYEVSTRVRIAAEIAESGRIAVAGKLIAEIVNTLPNKPVDLQVDGSKALVSCGSSRFELPLIPLDDYPQIPQLPEVTGTIDARLFSEAVTQVAAAAGKDDTLPMLTGVHMEINGPNVELAATDRFRLALRTLEWDPASPDVSAKLLIPAKTLLDNARTLDTGIQDPVEIAVGTGDQIGREGLFGVHTDNRETTARMLDADFPNIQPLLPKTHTSMATVEIAPLQEAIRRVSLVTERNAQIRMQFTEGEVILSAGGTDSGHAEERLPCAFSGRDELIIAFNPGYLKDGLAVVNTNRVVFGFTEPSRPAILIPEPEELPEADADGTFPTPDTYFTYLLMPVRLPG